One uncultured Fibrobacter sp. genomic region harbors:
- a CDS encoding DMT family transporter, with protein sequence MSWFILALLSAFFLGCYDLAKKKSVQDNAVRVTLFLCSAFYALFMSPMLFTGHCESLPLQSHVYLFGKAAIVGGSWILTYNALAHLPLSIATTIRALAPVFTIFIAVTFMGERPFALQWVGVAICICSYVGLSLAGRKEMGHFFSNGWVICMVLGTILAACSGVYDKFILQRMNFDPLTVQVWFSIYMMLWQFVICAVTWFPRRHKTTPFQFRWSMVLVAVLLIIADRCYFVAVSDKDALISIITVFRRSSVLISFFAGLLFFKERKSKMKFVALLGVIVGICLIALGK encoded by the coding sequence ATGTCATGGTTTATTCTGGCCCTTCTGTCGGCGTTTTTTCTCGGGTGCTACGACCTTGCCAAGAAAAAGTCGGTGCAGGACAATGCTGTCCGTGTGACGCTTTTTTTGTGTAGCGCCTTTTACGCCCTTTTTATGTCCCCGATGCTTTTTACGGGACATTGCGAAAGCCTTCCCCTTCAAAGTCACGTGTACTTGTTCGGTAAGGCGGCGATTGTGGGGGGAAGCTGGATCTTGACCTACAATGCGCTTGCGCACCTGCCGCTGAGTATCGCGACGACGATTCGCGCCCTGGCTCCGGTTTTCACGATCTTTATTGCCGTCACGTTCATGGGGGAGCGCCCCTTTGCTCTCCAGTGGGTGGGGGTGGCAATCTGTATCTGCTCGTATGTGGGCTTGAGTTTGGCCGGCCGCAAGGAAATGGGACATTTCTTTAGCAACGGCTGGGTGATTTGCATGGTGCTCGGGACAATCCTTGCGGCATGCAGCGGCGTTTACGACAAGTTTATTTTGCAGCGTATGAACTTTGATCCCCTGACGGTGCAGGTCTGGTTCAGTATTTACATGATGCTCTGGCAGTTTGTCATCTGTGCCGTTACCTGGTTTCCGCGGCGCCACAAGACAACTCCGTTTCAGTTCCGTTGGTCTATGGTGCTAGTCGCCGTCCTCTTGATTATCGCGGATCGCTGTTACTTTGTGGCGGTGAGCGACAAGGACGCGCTGATTTCGATTATTACGGTGTTTCGCCGTTCGAGTGTGCTTATTTCGTTCTTCGCGGGACTCCTGTTTTTCAAGGAACGCAAGAGCAAGATGAAATTTGTCGCCCTGCTCGGCGTGATTGTGGGTATTTGTCTGATTGCTTTGGGAAAGTAG
- the mscL gene encoding large-conductance mechanosensitive channel protein MscL, whose product MGIKGKATSLIEEFKAFAFKGNIVDMAIGVIIGGAFGKIVTSFVNDIVMPGVTAIIAMAGGKDAGEGLKSLSYTTAAGVEIPYGNFIGGIVDFLIVAIVVFLVMKKFLGFMQNMRKQEAEAPAAPPAPPEPSAEEKLLTEIRDLLKK is encoded by the coding sequence ATGGGTATCAAAGGTAAAGCAACATCCCTGATCGAAGAATTCAAGGCCTTCGCATTCAAGGGAAACATCGTCGATATGGCCATCGGTGTTATCATCGGTGGTGCTTTCGGTAAAATCGTGACTTCCTTCGTAAACGACATCGTGATGCCGGGCGTTACAGCCATCATCGCCATGGCGGGCGGCAAAGATGCCGGCGAAGGCCTCAAGTCCCTTTCCTACACCACAGCTGCCGGCGTCGAAATTCCCTACGGCAACTTCATCGGTGGAATCGTCGACTTCCTCATCGTCGCCATCGTGGTCTTCCTCGTGATGAAGAAGTTCCTCGGATTCATGCAGAACATGCGCAAGCAAGAAGCTGAAGCCCCGGCAGCACCTCCGGCACCTCCCGAACCCTCCGCCGAAGAAAAGCTTCTCACCGAAATCCGTGACTTGCTGAAGAAGTAA